Proteins encoded in a region of the Desulfovibrio sp. genome:
- a CDS encoding DUF262 domain-containing protein, whose amino-acid sequence MVRSWRGSWFRAQDRAYSVEMVLAGGRRLHRAVLPGERALGSFILPPFQRPPVWSLEQKVRLIESILDELPVPPYVVNKDLEEGYVYDRWLLDGQQRITAIVGFVDGKFAVRGLAFSEVSAADQAWFLNRPFYCLETELRDETLLREVYDRLAFGGTPHQPLTA is encoded by the coding sequence ATGGTGCGGTCTTGGCGAGGATCATGGTTCCGGGCGCAGGATCGGGCCTACAGCGTCGAAATGGTGCTCGCCGGCGGACGGCGTCTGCATCGAGCGGTGCTGCCGGGCGAACGAGCGTTGGGTTCGTTTATCCTGCCGCCATTTCAGCGCCCACCAGTCTGGTCTTTGGAACAAAAGGTCAGGTTGATTGAGAGCATCCTCGATGAGTTGCCGGTACCGCCGTACGTAGTCAACAAGGATCTTGAAGAAGGTTATGTTTACGACCGTTGGCTGTTGGATGGCCAGCAGCGCATCACGGCGATCGTGGGCTTCGTCGATGGCAAATTCGCGGTCCGCGGGCTGGCGTTTTCCGAGGTCAGTGCGGCAGACCAAGCCTGGTTTCTCAATCGCCCGTTTTACTGCCTGGAAACGGAGCTTCGAGACGAGACGCTGCTGCGGGAAGTATATGATCGGCTAGCCTTCGGT
- a CDS encoding DNA cytosine methyltransferase — translation MSGGENMIDFGNGTYRHYTKREAARLQDMDDAYEFPCSWGDSLKQLGNAVPGALSYAFGGSVAQALAA, via the coding sequence GTGTCGGGCGGCGAGAACATGATCGACTTTGGTAACGGCACCTACCGCCATTACACCAAGCGCGAAGCTGCCCGTCTCCAGGACATGGATGACGCCTACGAATTTCCCTGCAGCTGGGGTGATAGCCTCAAGCAGCTCGGAAATGCCGTGCCCGGCGCGCTGTCCTACGCGTTTGGTGGCAGCGTCGCCCAGGCTCTGGCCGCGTGA
- a CDS encoding DNA cytosine methyltransferase translates to MPLDTSNAPILSLKAMLHRESALGTTVLPPPTAEEPTAAADQPLLGRKPGQRKTKKVADLFCGAGGSSKGAKRAIEALGFIMELVCVNHWPLAVETHKINHPTARHYCQDVSSLRPLAAVPEGWLDLLMASPTCTFHSRARGGRPTSDQQRMDPWHVVTWLTELRVKRLMIENVPEFVEWGPVDMRTGRPIKNRKGEYFRQWVKTLEALGYKCEWRILTCADYGDATTRTRFFLLARNDGKPLPWPVATYSKTGEPDLFGHGAKKWRSAREIIDWSIPGKSLWGRKKGLAAKTLDRTIAGCRKFGWPVAYLHALLPLLKRQLETELAEASGILTAEMPVDAAKQEKAEKKRKEARNTITYASARLEKLAREMSELDQPRSAAPGEPIIVVLRGTEASHIRSGACGIDEPLPTVTANGYHLAVASPGAEPFVFGNRENNVGKPIDGPLPGMTTTTGGGIVLVDGAAEPLVLGQQSCAAARSVDEPVPTIATGGYLRLIQGDTRPILVTVTGADKPKAPRDIEDPLGTITTHNGVGLVQPVLLQLKGQSGPASIDAPVPTITTMRHMAVAEPVLVQMKGRSDAADIDAPAPTITTVQQLAVAEPLIAPYYGNGSGQTCSGVDDPLPTATAKARFALLEPGVESFVVSPRHRREGAGPAPRSTNDPLPTITAGGSQMGVVEPTAEPYLVVVSHGVGNEKDQATRRSMSVDNPLPTVTAGGRQMAVVEPAAEAFILRSDMHQSNAGCVYSTEEPLRTITTSNGLGVVESSTSPFVVPQFGEREGQIPRTHDVDDPLPTVTSHGAGALVAPEYHQISPEDYAHLQRFSDEGRLVMIDGKLHVLDVRFRMLLNPELARATGFDDDESRYEFVGNQSEITKQIGNAVPVNTAAALVSAIMSV, encoded by the coding sequence ATGCCCCTCGACACCTCCAACGCACCGATCCTCAGCCTGAAAGCCATGCTGCACCGGGAAAGTGCGCTGGGTACTACCGTCCTGCCCCCGCCGACAGCGGAAGAACCGACTGCGGCGGCCGACCAGCCATTGCTCGGCCGGAAACCAGGGCAGCGGAAGACGAAGAAGGTGGCCGACCTGTTTTGCGGGGCCGGCGGAAGTTCAAAGGGGGCGAAGCGCGCGATTGAGGCGCTGGGATTCATCATGGAGTTGGTCTGCGTGAACCACTGGCCGCTCGCCGTGGAAACCCACAAGATCAATCATCCGACCGCCCGTCATTATTGCCAGGATGTGTCCTCTCTGCGGCCTCTCGCCGCAGTGCCGGAGGGGTGGCTCGACCTGCTGATGGCCAGCCCCACGTGCACCTTTCACAGTCGGGCCCGCGGCGGCCGTCCGACGTCGGACCAACAGCGGATGGACCCCTGGCATGTCGTGACATGGCTCACCGAACTGCGGGTGAAGCGCCTGATGATCGAGAACGTGCCCGAATTCGTCGAATGGGGGCCGGTCGACATGAGGACCGGCAGGCCGATCAAGAATCGCAAGGGGGAATATTTCCGTCAGTGGGTGAAGACCCTCGAAGCCTTGGGCTACAAGTGCGAGTGGCGGATCCTTACCTGCGCCGATTACGGTGACGCGACCACACGTACGCGATTCTTTCTGTTAGCTCGCAACGACGGCAAACCGCTCCCCTGGCCGGTGGCGACCTATTCGAAAACCGGCGAACCGGACCTGTTCGGCCATGGTGCCAAGAAATGGCGTTCGGCGCGGGAAATCATCGACTGGTCGATACCCGGCAAGAGCCTGTGGGGTCGCAAGAAGGGGTTGGCGGCGAAGACGCTGGACCGCACCATCGCCGGATGCCGCAAATTCGGCTGGCCGGTCGCTTATCTCCATGCCTTGCTGCCGTTGCTGAAGCGCCAACTGGAGACCGAACTTGCCGAAGCGTCGGGCATCTTGACCGCCGAAATGCCGGTGGACGCAGCGAAGCAGGAAAAGGCGGAAAAGAAGCGCAAGGAGGCCCGGAACACCATCACCTATGCTTCCGCCCGCTTGGAGAAGCTGGCCCGCGAGATGTCGGAATTGGATCAGCCGCGCTCGGCAGCGCCGGGCGAGCCGATTATCGTGGTGCTGCGCGGCACCGAGGCCAGTCACATCCGGAGCGGGGCTTGCGGCATCGATGAGCCGTTGCCGACGGTTACGGCCAACGGATACCATTTGGCGGTTGCCTCCCCTGGCGCCGAGCCGTTCGTCTTCGGCAATCGCGAAAACAACGTCGGGAAGCCGATCGACGGCCCGCTGCCCGGCATGACCACCACCACCGGCGGCGGAATCGTCCTCGTTGACGGCGCGGCCGAGCCGCTCGTTCTTGGACAGCAGAGTTGTGCCGCCGCTCGAAGCGTGGATGAGCCAGTGCCGACCATCGCGACAGGTGGTTATCTCCGTTTGATCCAGGGCGACACGCGACCCATTTTGGTGACCGTTACGGGGGCCGATAAGCCGAAGGCACCGCGGGACATCGAAGATCCGCTGGGCACGATCACCACCCACAACGGCGTGGGTCTCGTGCAGCCAGTATTGCTGCAACTGAAAGGCCAGTCCGGCCCGGCCAGCATCGACGCGCCGGTCCCGACCATTACGACGATGCGCCACATGGCGGTGGCCGAGCCTGTGCTCGTCCAGATGAAGGGTCGATCCGACGCCGCCGACATCGACGCTCCGGCCCCGACCATCACCACCGTCCAGCAGTTGGCCGTGGCCGAGCCCCTGATCGCACCCTACTACGGCAATGGCAGTGGGCAGACTTGTTCTGGGGTCGATGATCCCCTCCCGACCGCAACAGCGAAAGCACGGTTTGCCCTGCTGGAACCCGGCGTGGAGAGCTTCGTTGTTAGCCCTCGTCATCGCCGCGAAGGGGCCGGGCCGGCGCCGCGGTCGACCAACGATCCGTTGCCGACCATCACCGCCGGCGGGAGCCAAATGGGGGTGGTCGAACCGACGGCCGAGCCCTACCTCGTGGTGGTGAGCCATGGGGTAGGCAACGAGAAGGACCAGGCCACGCGTCGCTCGATGAGCGTCGACAACCCACTCCCCACGGTTACTGCCGGCGGTCGCCAAATGGCAGTGGTCGAGCCGGCGGCCGAAGCTTTCATTCTTCGCAGCGACATGCATCAGAGCAATGCCGGGTGTGTCTACAGCACCGAAGAACCGCTCCGGACCATCACGACGAGCAACGGTCTCGGCGTCGTCGAATCGTCCACATCGCCCTTCGTTGTTCCGCAGTTCGGGGAAAGGGAAGGTCAGATTCCGCGCACCCATGATGTCGATGACCCGCTGCCGACCGTCACCAGCCACGGGGCCGGGGCCCTGGTGGCACCGGAATATCATCAGATCTCGCCCGAGGATTACGCCCATCTGCAGCGCTTCAGCGACGAAGGCCGCCTGGTGATGATCGACGGCAAGCTTCATGTCCTCGATGTCCGATTCCGGATGCTACTCAATCCCGAGCTCGCCCGGGCCACCGGCTTCGACGACGACGAATCGCGGTACGAGTTCGTCGGAAACCAAAGCGAGATCACGAAGCAGATCGGCAACGCCGTGCCGGTTAACACGGCCGCCGCCCTGGTGTCGGCGATTATGTCCGTGTGA
- a CDS encoding AAA family ATPase, with protein MNTAAPRTAAQTGLQGALLQRVRGIGPERAQRVLAAFGEGLDAALSNMNNVEAVAAAVAPDRPALARRLAAVLMAKWTDELRPEHEAVAWLDRHGITDQPGLARRIVRVLGPRTGELLVSNPYILAKTLPWPRMDQIGRRALGLRLGADGARDAPQRLLGAVDSAVGEWMTAGHTAIGKDRLTRLLATRIGREWHGLALAEHLGEKHGRLVDAGAVWRFAGCAFLEREVMARIEAMPSERGRIVVTPEAADRAIDQIMPLLPKPLSDEQRAAVRHALLNPFAVIGGGAGTGKTATMQALVLAWEALGGAVHPCALAGKAALRLSQATHRLAKTIHRTLSELAARRAAEEDGKRPNGDWAQFDDRTMVIVDESSMPDLGQWARLLKAMPPGCRLVMVGDTAQLPPIGFGLVFHLLAQRPDTAMLTRIFRQDDASDIPMVADAIRHRMPLGLDAFNGPADGVSLLDCKLTDLDREVARAVTSLGGFGADGLALHVVAATNQRVAALNLRFHDFRRQGKDEVKGYLGALFSVGDPVVHLENDYKRGLFNGMLGTVTAVDIWRRSVEVSFEGATHVFARDDLIKLDLAYALTCHKLQGSQAVRVVIAIEPSRLLEPSWLYTSLTRAEQQAVVVGPKAVLTQALRREFAWKDRCIGMAMAA; from the coding sequence ATGAATACCGCCGCGCCCAGAACCGCCGCCCAAACGGGCCTGCAGGGCGCCCTGCTGCAGCGGGTGCGGGGCATCGGTCCGGAGCGCGCGCAGCGTGTTCTTGCTGCCTTTGGTGAGGGGTTGGACGCCGCGCTGTCAAACATGAACAATGTCGAAGCGGTGGCCGCCGCCGTCGCGCCCGATCGGCCGGCGTTGGCCAGGCGGTTGGCCGCTGTGCTGATGGCCAAGTGGACGGACGAGTTGCGCCCCGAGCATGAGGCCGTGGCCTGGCTCGACCGGCACGGCATCACCGACCAACCTGGGTTGGCCCGCCGCATCGTCCGCGTCCTAGGCCCCCGGACCGGGGAGCTACTCGTAAGCAATCCTTACATCTTGGCCAAGACGCTGCCATGGCCCCGGATGGACCAGATCGGCCGGCGAGCCCTCGGCCTGCGCCTCGGCGCCGACGGCGCCCGGGACGCCCCGCAGCGGCTGCTGGGAGCCGTCGACAGCGCCGTGGGCGAGTGGATGACGGCCGGACACACCGCCATCGGCAAGGATCGCCTGACGCGCCTCCTTGCGACCCGCATCGGCCGGGAGTGGCATGGCCTCGCCCTGGCCGAACATCTCGGTGAGAAGCACGGCCGCCTGGTCGACGCGGGGGCGGTCTGGCGATTCGCCGGATGCGCTTTCCTCGAACGGGAGGTCATGGCTCGGATCGAGGCGATGCCGTCCGAGCGCGGACGCATCGTCGTCACCCCCGAGGCGGCCGACCGTGCCATAGACCAGATCATGCCGCTGCTGCCCAAGCCGCTGTCGGACGAGCAGCGGGCCGCCGTCCGGCATGCTCTGCTGAATCCCTTCGCCGTCATCGGCGGCGGCGCCGGGACCGGCAAGACGGCCACCATGCAGGCGCTGGTGCTGGCCTGGGAGGCCCTGGGCGGCGCAGTCCATCCTTGCGCCCTGGCCGGGAAGGCCGCGCTGCGCCTGTCCCAGGCGACGCACCGGCTGGCCAAGACCATTCACCGGACCCTGTCCGAACTTGCGGCCCGCCGGGCGGCCGAGGAGGACGGCAAGCGTCCGAACGGCGACTGGGCGCAGTTCGATGACAGGACCATGGTGATCGTCGACGAGTCCTCCATGCCGGACCTTGGCCAGTGGGCGCGTCTTCTGAAGGCCATGCCGCCCGGCTGCCGCTTGGTGATGGTGGGCGACACCGCCCAGCTACCGCCGATCGGCTTCGGCCTGGTCTTCCATCTGCTGGCCCAGCGGCCGGACACGGCCATGTTGACCAGGATCTTCCGCCAGGACGATGCCAGCGACATTCCCATGGTGGCCGACGCCATCCGCCACCGGATGCCGCTCGGACTGGACGCCTTCAACGGCCCGGCCGATGGCGTGTCCCTGTTGGACTGCAAGCTGACCGACCTGGACAGGGAGGTGGCGCGAGCGGTCACCAGCCTCGGTGGCTTCGGCGCCGACGGCCTGGCCCTGCATGTCGTCGCGGCAACCAACCAGCGGGTGGCGGCGCTGAATCTCCGGTTCCACGATTTCCGCCGCCAGGGCAAGGACGAAGTGAAGGGCTATCTCGGCGCGCTGTTCAGCGTCGGCGACCCGGTGGTCCACCTGGAGAACGACTACAAGCGCGGCCTGTTCAACGGCATGCTGGGGACTGTGACCGCCGTCGACATCTGGCGTCGGTCCGTCGAGGTGTCGTTCGAGGGTGCGACCCATGTCTTCGCCCGCGACGACCTGATCAAGCTGGATCTCGCCTATGCGCTGACCTGCCACAAGCTGCAAGGCAGCCAGGCGGTGCGGGTCGTTATCGCCATCGAGCCGAGCCGCCTTCTGGAGCCGTCCTGGCTGTATACGTCCCTCACCCGGGCTGAGCAGCAGGCCGTCGTGGTCGGCCCGAAGGCAGTGCTGACTCAGGCGTTGCGCCGAGAGTTTGCATGGAAGGATCGGTGTATTGGGATGGCGATGGCGGCGTAG